The following are from one region of the Stanieria cyanosphaera PCC 7437 genome:
- a CDS encoding TetR/AcrR family transcriptional regulator, translating into MQVFEGRNFVAANQSSANEENTRTRILKAALRLFARQGYDATTTRDLANASHVAEGTLFRHFTNKKAILTEVATAGWIEILTDLLTELSEMGSYKAVAQVMRRRMLHLQHNSDLLRVCFIEAQYHPELRERIQSEVIAKMTDVAEAFFQTAMDKGIYRPMNPKIVAQVFLGMFAIAGFSDQTIIDPQGSPQAIQEMAEGIADIFLHGVLASTEE; encoded by the coding sequence ATGCAAGTTTTTGAAGGACGGAATTTTGTAGCAGCTAATCAATCCTCTGCTAATGAAGAAAATACCCGCACTCGTATTCTTAAAGCTGCACTTCGTTTATTTGCACGTCAAGGCTATGATGCTACTACAACTAGGGATTTAGCTAATGCTTCTCATGTAGCTGAAGGCACATTATTTCGTCATTTTACCAATAAAAAAGCAATTCTCACCGAAGTTGCTACCGCAGGTTGGATTGAAATTTTGACCGATTTATTAACAGAATTGAGTGAAATGGGTAGTTATAAAGCAGTAGCTCAGGTAATGCGTCGCCGAATGCTACATCTACAACATAATAGCGATCTCCTGCGGGTATGCTTTATTGAAGCACAATATCATCCCGAACTACGAGAACGAATTCAATCAGAAGTAATTGCTAAAATGACCGACGTAGCAGAAGCTTTCTTTCAAACGGCAATGGATAAAGGGATTTATCGTCCTATGAATCCTAAAATTGTCGCTCAAGTGTTCTTAGGAATGTTTGCGATCGCAGGTTTTTCCGATCAAACTATTATCGATCCCCAAGGTTCTCCTCAAGCTATTCAAGAAATGGCAGAAGGAATTGCTGATATTTTTCTTCACGGCGTATTAGCTAGTACAGAAGAGTAA
- a CDS encoding response regulator, with the protein MINSPSLKNILLVEDLPSYQDLMSIAFEENNILHHLHIVNSAEEALLFLSQRQQYHNAPRPDLIMLDLDLPGMHGHELLKIIKEDHKIKYIPVIVLSTSNEPKDIQQSYALKANCYISKPYDLENFLEVVKESLNFWLNCSQIAQVHLK; encoded by the coding sequence ATGATTAATTCTCCCTCATTAAAAAACATTCTTTTAGTAGAAGACCTGCCTAGTTATCAAGATTTAATGTCTATTGCCTTTGAAGAAAATAATATACTTCATCATCTACATATCGTCAATAGTGCAGAAGAAGCTCTTTTATTTCTAAGTCAACGGCAACAATATCATAATGCTCCTCGTCCAGATTTAATTATGCTGGATTTAGATTTGCCAGGAATGCACGGACATGAATTATTAAAAATAATTAAAGAAGACCATAAAATCAAATATATCCCAGTAATTGTTTTGAGTACTTCTAATGAACCTAAAGATATTCAACAAAGTTATGCACTCAAAGCTAATTGCTATATTAGTAAACCTTATGACCTAGAAAATTTTTTAGAAGTCGTCAAAGAAAGTTTAAACTTTTGGCTCAATTGTTCTCAAATTGCTCAAGTACACCTAAAGTAA
- the nusA gene encoding transcription termination factor NusA, with protein sequence MTIVNLPGLRDMIEQISQRHNLPQTSVQEALREALLKGYERFRRAQSLDRHQFSEEYFDNFNVQLDIEEEGFRILTTKTIVEEVSSNDHEIPLKEVKEQLGDSEFQVGDTVLVDVTPEQKDFGRMAAIQTKQVLLQKLRDQQRKLVQEEFKDLENTLLQARVLRFERQSVIMAVSSGVGQPEVEAELPKREQLVNDTYRSNTTFKVYLKKVRETPHRGPQLIVSRSAAGLVVELFSNEVPEIEEEIVRIVAVAREAHPPSRHVGVRTKIAVDTLERDVDPVGACIGARGSRIQAVVNELRGEKIDVIRWSPDPATYIANSLSPARVDKVLLIDAEEKQSLVLVAEDQLSLAIGKEGQNVRLAARLTGWKIDIKDLAKYKEENDGVVMTSEPIVDPETETELEELRSVQAPRGSQAGELNSPDDPLPFEGGDRSSQSYSE encoded by the coding sequence ATGACCATAGTAAATTTACCTGGTCTGAGGGATATGATTGAACAAATCAGCCAACGACACAATCTACCCCAAACCTCAGTCCAAGAAGCATTGAGAGAAGCTCTCCTTAAAGGCTATGAAAGGTTTCGTCGCGCTCAAAGTTTAGACCGTCATCAGTTTAGCGAGGAATACTTTGATAATTTCAACGTCCAGCTAGATATTGAAGAAGAAGGTTTTAGAATTCTCACAACCAAAACCATTGTCGAAGAGGTTTCGAGCAACGACCACGAAATTCCTTTAAAAGAAGTTAAAGAACAATTAGGAGATTCAGAATTTCAGGTAGGAGATACCGTTTTAGTTGATGTTACTCCTGAACAAAAAGACTTTGGTCGCATGGCAGCAATTCAAACAAAACAAGTACTGCTACAAAAACTAAGAGACCAACAACGAAAGTTAGTTCAGGAAGAGTTTAAAGACTTAGAAAACACTCTTTTGCAAGCACGAGTACTACGGTTTGAAAGACAGTCCGTTATTATGGCAGTCAGCAGTGGAGTCGGACAACCTGAAGTTGAAGCCGAATTACCAAAACGAGAACAATTAGTTAACGATACTTATCGTTCTAATACTACTTTCAAAGTTTATTTGAAAAAAGTTCGAGAAACTCCCCATCGAGGACCTCAGTTAATTGTTTCTAGATCTGCTGCTGGCTTAGTAGTAGAATTATTTAGCAACGAAGTACCAGAAATCGAAGAAGAAATCGTCAGAATTGTAGCAGTTGCTCGTGAAGCTCATCCCCCTTCTCGTCATGTAGGTGTTCGCACCAAAATAGCGGTAGATACCCTAGAAAGAGATGTAGACCCAGTAGGAGCTTGTATCGGTGCTAGAGGTTCTCGTATCCAAGCCGTAGTTAATGAATTACGAGGAGAAAAAATTGACGTAATTCGCTGGTCTCCAGATCCTGCAACTTATATTGCTAATTCTCTTAGTCCTGCCAGAGTTGACAAAGTTTTACTTATTGATGCTGAGGAAAAACAATCTTTAGTCTTAGTAGCCGAAGACCAACTTAGTTTAGCAATTGGCAAAGAAGGTCAAAATGTTCGTCTAGCTGCTCGTTTAACTGGATGGAAAATTGATATCAAAGATCTTGCTAAATATAAAGAAGAAAATGATGGTGTTGTGATGACATCTGAACCAATTGTCGATCCCGAAACAGAAACCGAATTAGAAGAATTACGGAGCGTACAAGCTCCGCGGGGTTCACAAGCTGGCGAACTAAATTCGCCAGACGACCCCTTGCCCTTCGAGGGCGGGGACCGCTCCTCACAATCTTATTCGGAATAA
- the truB gene encoding tRNA pseudouridine(55) synthase TruB yields the protein MTNTGFINLNKPAGFTSHDCVAKMRRLLKTKKIGHGGTLDPSATGVLPIAVGKATRLLQFLPEPKAYRARIRLGVTTTTDDLEGEIISSQTVQDLKLENIKTYLNKLTGTIEQVPPMYSAIKQEGKKLYELARKGKQVDVPSRIVTINELKIIEFTYQDFPELEIEINCSPGTYIRAIARDLGSMLGVGGTLANLIRIESSGMKLSDSLTFIEIEQQLEAETFNLIPPSQALNHLDTISLNNQDALHWCQGQKITIKLEQFESKQSLSAPEMYLKVIDEHENFLGITQLINQAEDLLIKPKIVCANLEQ from the coding sequence ATGACTAATACTGGTTTTATCAATTTAAATAAACCTGCTGGGTTTACTTCCCATGATTGCGTTGCTAAAATGCGACGTTTATTAAAAACCAAAAAAATTGGACATGGAGGAACTCTCGATCCTTCTGCTACAGGAGTTTTACCTATTGCAGTAGGGAAAGCAACCAGACTATTGCAATTTTTACCAGAACCTAAAGCTTATCGCGCTCGAATTCGTTTGGGAGTAACTACCACTACCGATGATTTAGAAGGAGAAATAATTAGTTCTCAAACTGTTCAAGATTTAAAACTAGAAAATATTAAGACCTATTTAAATAAATTAACAGGAACAATTGAACAAGTTCCTCCAATGTATAGTGCTATCAAACAAGAAGGAAAAAAACTTTATGAATTGGCAAGAAAAGGAAAACAAGTTGATGTCCCCTCGCGCATAGTTACTATTAACGAGCTAAAAATCATTGAATTTACCTATCAAGATTTTCCTGAATTAGAAATAGAAATTAACTGTAGTCCTGGAACTTATATAAGAGCGATCGCACGTGATTTGGGTTCTATGCTGGGAGTTGGTGGAACTTTAGCTAATTTAATCCGCATCGAAAGTTCTGGCATGAAATTATCTGATAGTTTAACTTTTATAGAGATAGAACAACAATTAGAAGCAGAAACTTTTAATTTAATTCCACCTAGTCAAGCGTTAAATCATTTAGATACAATTAGTTTAAATAATCAAGATGCTCTGCATTGGTGTCAAGGACAAAAAATTACCATTAAGTTAGAACAATTTGAATCAAAACAATCTTTATCTGCTCCAGAAATGTATCTCAAAGTTATTGATGAACACGAAAATTTTTTAGGAATTACTCAACTCATTAATCAAGCAGAAGACCTATTGATTAAACCCAAAATAGTATGTGCTAACTTGGAGCAATAG
- a CDS encoding M16 family metallopeptidase, with translation MPKKLFSYKKNLIGLILVVFCLGWNSLVLPAYGDTDNSVADNSIQPYLAKVIKNVTEFRLDNGMKFIVLENQEAPVISFVTYANVGGVDEPDGKTGVAHFLEHLAFKGTKKIGTTSYSAEKPYLDRLDQIFAEIKTAKEAGKQERIAQLTEEFNRTQSQANKFVKQNEYGQIVDTAGGVGLNAATSADYTSYFYSFPANKLELWMSLESERFLEPVFREFYKEKQVILEERRLRTDNSPIGKMIEVFLDTAFVKHPYKRPTIGYNEDIINLTREDVSQFFATYYAPNNLTVAIVGDVDPEEVKSLAKVYFGRYQTQEKPGKVTIVEPPQQKTREVTLEFPTQPWYLEGYHIPALTDPDYPIYEVIADLMSNGRTSRLYQSLIEKQQVALSAEGFSGFPGDKYPNLLLFYALTAPGHSVDDVATALRAEIERLKTEPVTEVELERVKTKLKADLLRTLDSNMGMANLLAEYDAKTGNWRNIFDELDAIASVTAADIQTVAKKTFVPENRTVGRLLSAQN, from the coding sequence ATGCCCAAAAAATTATTTAGTTACAAAAAAAATTTAATCGGATTGATCCTAGTTGTTTTTTGCCTAGGCTGGAATAGTTTAGTTTTACCAGCTTATGGCGATACTGACAATTCGGTTGCTGATAATTCTATTCAACCTTATTTAGCCAAAGTCATCAAAAATGTTACTGAATTTCGGCTTGATAATGGTATGAAGTTTATTGTGTTAGAAAACCAAGAAGCACCAGTAATTTCCTTTGTTACCTATGCCAATGTGGGTGGTGTCGATGAACCTGATGGTAAGACTGGAGTTGCTCATTTTTTAGAGCATTTGGCTTTTAAAGGAACAAAAAAAATCGGAACAACCAGTTATTCGGCAGAAAAACCTTATTTAGATCGTTTAGATCAGATTTTTGCTGAGATCAAAACTGCTAAAGAAGCAGGAAAACAAGAGCGGATAGCACAACTGACTGAAGAGTTTAATCGTACTCAGTCTCAAGCAAATAAATTTGTTAAACAAAACGAATACGGACAAATTGTTGATACTGCTGGTGGAGTGGGTTTAAATGCAGCTACTTCGGCTGATTATACTAGCTATTTTTATAGTTTTCCTGCCAATAAATTAGAGCTATGGATGTCTTTAGAGTCGGAAAGATTTTTAGAACCAGTATTTAGGGAATTTTATAAAGAAAAACAGGTAATTTTGGAGGAAAGAAGGTTAAGAACTGATAATTCTCCTATTGGTAAGATGATTGAAGTTTTTCTAGATACTGCTTTTGTTAAACATCCCTATAAACGTCCAACGATTGGTTATAACGAAGATATTATTAATCTTACTAGGGAGGATGTTAGTCAGTTTTTTGCTACTTATTATGCTCCCAACAACTTAACAGTAGCAATTGTAGGTGATGTCGATCCTGAAGAAGTTAAAAGTTTAGCGAAGGTGTATTTTGGACGTTATCAAACTCAAGAAAAGCCTGGCAAGGTAACGATAGTTGAACCACCACAACAAAAAACTAGAGAGGTTACCTTAGAATTTCCGACTCAACCTTGGTATTTGGAAGGTTATCATATTCCCGCTTTAACTGATCCTGATTATCCAATTTATGAAGTAATTGCAGATTTAATGAGTAATGGAAGAACTTCTCGTTTATATCAATCTTTGATTGAAAAACAACAAGTTGCTTTGTCTGCCGAAGGTTTTAGTGGGTTTCCTGGTGATAAATATCCTAATTTACTTTTATTTTATGCTTTAACCGCTCCTGGACATAGTGTGGATGATGTAGCAACTGCACTGAGAGCAGAAATTGAGCGACTCAAAACCGAGCCAGTGACAGAAGTAGAACTAGAGCGAGTTAAAACAAAGCTAAAAGCAGATTTGTTACGCACTTTGGATTCTAATATGGGAATGGCAAATTTATTGGCTGAATATGACGCAAAAACTGGTAATTGGCGCAATATATTTGACGAGTTGGATGCGATCGCATCTGTGACGGCTGCTGATATTCAAACAGTGGCAAAGAAAACTTTTGTGCCTGAAAATCGTACAGTTGGACGTTTGTTGTCGGCGCAAAACTAA
- a CDS encoding M16 family metallopeptidase, translating into MNSNQPKKIINWLGLGLITFVLLLVVRLPATAETPKHYTELEFAPPPEIQLPDYDRYQLDNGMIVYLVEDHDLPLVNGTALIRTGSRFEPSDQIGLAEITGTVMRSGGTKSHTADELNLLLEQRAASVETAINTTSGSAGFNTLTEDLDTVFKLFAEVIREPAFAPEKFELAKNQQRGAISRRNDDPGDIAEREFDKLIYGENSPYARTVEYATLDNITRQDVIDFYQQYVRPDEMILGIVGDFESTKMKAAIAQAFGDWQVDRSKPQLTIPTASQKYTSGVFLVDRPQLTQSNILLGHLGGTLKNPDYPALSVLNGVMNGFGGRLFNEVRSRQGLAYSVYGTWNGNYDYDGTFMAGGQTQTESTVPFVQSVLIEIERLRNSPITEKELANAKESILNSFVFNFQDPNQTVSRLMRYEYFGYPEDFIFQYQEKVKATTVEDIQRVAQKYLHPDKIVTLVVGNQKAMNPPLSSLKGTVQTVDISIPQSQNS; encoded by the coding sequence ATGAATAGCAATCAACCGAAAAAAATTATTAATTGGCTTGGTTTAGGATTGATAACATTTGTTTTACTGTTGGTTGTGCGTTTACCAGCAACAGCCGAAACACCCAAACATTATACAGAATTGGAATTTGCTCCACCACCAGAGATTCAATTACCAGATTACGATCGCTATCAACTAGATAATGGCATGATAGTCTATTTGGTAGAAGACCACGATTTACCTTTGGTTAACGGAACGGCTTTAATTCGTACTGGTTCTCGTTTTGAGCCTTCAGATCAGATAGGGTTGGCAGAGATTACAGGAACGGTAATGCGTAGTGGTGGTACTAAAAGTCATACTGCTGACGAGTTGAATCTGTTGTTAGAACAAAGAGCAGCTAGCGTAGAAACTGCAATTAATACTACCTCTGGTAGTGCAGGCTTTAATACCCTCACAGAAGATTTAGATACTGTATTTAAGTTATTTGCAGAAGTGATCCGCGAACCTGCTTTTGCACCAGAAAAATTTGAATTAGCTAAAAATCAACAGCGTGGTGCAATTTCTCGTCGGAATGATGATCCAGGAGATATTGCCGAACGAGAATTTGATAAATTGATTTATGGTGAAAATAGTCCCTACGCTAGAACAGTAGAGTATGCAACTCTAGATAATATTACTCGTCAAGATGTGATTGATTTTTATCAACAATATGTTCGTCCTGATGAGATGATCTTAGGTATTGTGGGAGACTTTGAGTCAACCAAAATGAAAGCTGCGATCGCACAAGCGTTTGGAGATTGGCAAGTTGATCGCTCTAAACCTCAATTAACTATTCCTACTGCTTCTCAAAAATATACTAGTGGTGTTTTCTTAGTTGATCGTCCGCAATTAACCCAAAGTAACATTTTGTTGGGACATTTAGGCGGTACTTTGAAAAATCCTGATTATCCTGCTTTGAGTGTTTTAAACGGAGTTATGAATGGCTTTGGTGGCAGACTATTTAATGAAGTGCGATCGCGTCAAGGATTAGCTTATAGTGTTTATGGTACTTGGAATGGTAATTATGACTATGATGGTACTTTTATGGCTGGTGGACAAACTCAAACAGAAAGCACTGTTCCTTTTGTTCAATCTGTCTTAATTGAAATTGAAAGATTACGAAATAGTCCTATTACTGAAAAAGAGTTAGCTAATGCTAAAGAATCAATTTTGAATTCTTTTGTGTTTAATTTCCAAGATCCTAATCAAACTGTATCTCGTTTAATGCGTTACGAATATTTTGGTTATCCTGAAGATTTTATTTTTCAATATCAAGAAAAAGTCAAAGCAACCACAGTAGAAGATATTCAAAGAGTTGCTCAAAAATATTTACATCCAGACAAAATAGTTACTCTGGTAGTTGGTAATCAAAAAGCGATGAATCCACCTTTAAGTAGTTTAAAAGGAACAGTACAAACAGTAGATATTTCTATTCCTCAATCTCAAAATAGTTGA
- a CDS encoding PAS domain S-box protein, with translation MTKQVYQIILVDESLENYHFINQFCEQLNQTANCFYQLDWLNTLDLVNNLSDSPLEKIYIIAAQQLPLLNHSTITELKSRCRSNSIIILVDSDRTGANVINAGATDYLDLTQLTLSTLERSFRLAKLALNRSTQIEANFQAIFEQAGVGIALLATSGQFLRVNRRLCQLLGYSEAELCSLTFQDLTYVDDLQASWEYVEQILSNSSSVKSLTKRYICKNGHPRWVNITASLIKNSQDYPLYLITIVEDFQESKQTEEKLQHRLILQQALAKAAKQLTGQEKINFTEILAWIGIAVGTNHAYFATFATDNPEFDGIWQSKTTSHQIYHWWDSQTTEPTNYFFNSCLIENLTWFQEQFKCNQNIIISDLKRSHELNQQQQDLFKSLEICSLLAVPVYTPTNQLWGIVGLDTRGDNYKFWSEEEVQLLKIIGKILYISCQRLKTQAKLQASEALYQNIFNHSTDGIFLLAIQPDEQLIYETINPAYEQIIGKNTTEIIGKSITEVLSSEIVHLFLRQYHTCLETFAPLDYEQTLELAGETHTWRTILIPIINEEQQVIKLQGSIRDITKEKLAIATQIRHTRYRHLLRSITLNIRQSLDLTTILHTTVTQLQTTLHADRVLLVQFLPDGTSQITEEEVVDRVFSLKDQVELDSVYWQQLAELSVKENFYLQQDKNLTQLSSCDQQFLQTYHICTNLVLPIFRRRTIKNNQIKLEQEINHLWGLLCVQQCNQPRTWTKDEIELLQQLVGQLNLALSQAELLESEIKQRQELARSNAELEQFAYIASHDLQAPLQTISNYVQLIERRYGDKLDSKADKYINYIVDAVQRMRTQINDLLEYSRVGRQKNTLRATDCNLVLEQALANLRAAIDYNQAIINCENNLPTLIADFSQLVVLWQNLISNSIKYRSLQQPVIIINVQAQENYWQFSISDNGIGIEPQYQKRIFQIFQRLHTQEEYSGSGIGLAICQKIVERHGGRIWVESQLGRGATFYFTIPNSNQFSNLNKT, from the coding sequence ATGACCAAGCAAGTTTACCAAATCATCTTGGTAGATGAATCTTTAGAAAATTACCATTTTATTAATCAATTTTGTGAACAATTAAATCAAACTGCCAATTGTTTTTATCAACTAGATTGGTTAAATACACTAGATTTAGTTAATAACTTATCTGATTCTCCACTAGAAAAAATTTATATCATTGCTGCTCAACAATTACCATTACTGAATCATTCAACTATTACTGAATTAAAATCTCGTTGTCGTTCAAACTCAATTATTATTTTAGTTGATAGTGATCGAACAGGCGCGAATGTAATTAATGCAGGTGCAACCGATTATTTAGATCTAACTCAACTTACCTTATCAACTCTAGAGCGAAGCTTCAGATTAGCTAAACTTGCTTTAAATCGCTCTACACAAATAGAAGCAAATTTCCAAGCTATCTTTGAACAAGCTGGAGTCGGAATTGCTTTGCTCGCAACTTCGGGACAATTCCTTCGTGTCAATCGCCGATTGTGTCAATTATTGGGTTACTCAGAAGCAGAATTGTGTTCTCTAACTTTTCAAGATCTTACCTATGTTGACGATTTACAAGCTTCTTGGGAATATGTGGAACAAATTTTGTCTAATTCTTCCTCAGTGAAGAGTTTAACTAAAAGATATATCTGCAAAAATGGTCATCCGAGATGGGTTAACATTACTGCTTCTTTAATCAAAAATTCTCAAGACTATCCATTATATTTAATTACCATAGTAGAAGATTTTCAAGAATCGAAGCAAACAGAAGAAAAACTTCAACATCGTTTGATTTTACAACAAGCTCTAGCTAAGGCAGCTAAACAACTTACTGGTCAAGAAAAAATTAATTTTACAGAAATTTTAGCTTGGATTGGTATTGCTGTTGGAACTAATCATGCTTATTTTGCTACTTTTGCCACAGACAACCCAGAATTTGATGGAATTTGGCAATCTAAAACTACCTCTCACCAGATTTATCATTGGTGGGATAGTCAAACTACCGAACCAACAAACTATTTTTTTAATTCCTGTTTAATAGAAAACTTGACTTGGTTTCAAGAACAGTTTAAGTGTAATCAAAATATTATCATCTCCGATTTAAAGCGATCGCATGAGCTTAACCAACAGCAACAAGATTTATTCAAATCGCTAGAAATATGCTCACTCTTAGCTGTCCCCGTCTATACTCCTACTAATCAACTCTGGGGAATTGTGGGTTTAGATACCAGAGGTGATAACTATAAATTTTGGTCAGAAGAAGAAGTTCAATTACTCAAAATTATCGGCAAAATTCTCTATATTTCCTGCCAACGCCTCAAAACTCAAGCCAAACTGCAAGCTTCAGAAGCACTCTACCAAAATATTTTTAATCATTCCACTGATGGTATTTTTTTACTAGCAATTCAACCTGATGAACAGTTAATTTATGAAACAATTAATCCTGCTTACGAACAAATTATTGGCAAAAACACCACAGAAATAATTGGTAAATCAATCACAGAAGTTCTTTCTTCAGAAATCGTTCATTTATTCCTGAGACAATATCATACCTGTCTTGAGACTTTTGCTCCCCTTGATTACGAACAAACTTTAGAATTAGCTGGAGAAACTCATACTTGGCGTACTATTTTAATTCCTATCATTAATGAAGAGCAACAAGTAATTAAGCTACAAGGTAGTATCAGAGATATCACTAAAGAAAAACTTGCCATTGCAACTCAAATTCGCCACACTCGTTATCGTCATCTGTTGCGTTCTATTACCCTCAATATTCGACAATCATTAGATTTAACAACCATTCTGCATACTACTGTAACTCAACTACAAACAACTCTTCATGCAGACCGAGTTTTATTGGTACAATTTTTACCTGATGGAACAAGTCAAATTACTGAAGAAGAAGTAGTTGATCGTGTTTTCTCGCTTAAAGATCAAGTCGAATTAGATTCTGTTTATTGGCAACAATTAGCAGAACTATCTGTCAAAGAAAACTTCTATCTTCAACAAGACAAAAATCTTACCCAACTATCTTCTTGTGATCAACAATTTTTACAAACATATCATATTTGCACCAACTTAGTTTTACCAATTTTTCGTCGTCGAACAATTAAAAATAATCAGATTAAATTAGAGCAAGAAATTAATCATCTTTGGGGACTATTATGTGTCCAACAATGTAATCAACCGCGCACATGGACTAAAGATGAAATTGAATTATTACAACAACTCGTCGGACAATTAAATCTTGCTCTTTCTCAAGCAGAATTATTAGAAAGTGAAATCAAACAGCGTCAAGAATTAGCTCGTTCTAATGCAGAATTAGAACAATTTGCTTATATTGCTTCCCATGATTTACAAGCTCCTTTACAAACAATTTCTAACTATGTGCAATTAATTGAACGTCGCTATGGTGACAAGCTAGACTCGAAAGCAGATAAATATATCAACTATATTGTTGATGCTGTTCAAAGAATGCGTACTCAAATTAATGATTTACTGGAATATTCGCGAGTAGGCAGACAAAAAAATACTTTGCGAGCTACAGATTGTAATTTAGTACTAGAACAAGCTTTAGCTAATCTAAGAGCAGCAATTGACTACAACCAAGCAATTATTAATTGTGAAAATAATTTACCGACGTTGATTGCTGATTTTAGTCAATTAGTTGTTCTCTGGCAAAATTTAATTAGTAACAGTATTAAATATCGTTCCTTACAACAGCCTGTAATTATCATTAATGTTCAAGCTCAAGAAAATTATTGGCAATTTTCTATCAGCGATAATGGCATTGGAATTGAACCACAATATCAAAAACGTATCTTTCAAATTTTTCAGCGTTTACACACCCAAGAAGAATATTCAGGTTCGGGGATCGGTTTAGCTATTTGTCAGAAAATTGTTGAACGGCACGGAGGTCGGATTTGGGTAGAATCGCAATTAGGTCGAGGGGCAACTTTTTATTTTACTATTCCCAATAGTAATCAATTCAGTAACCTAAACAAAACCTAG
- a CDS encoding DUF29 family protein: MEEIIELKQSIINRDWEKSLAIIEELEEMGRQDKINNLQSFLVILLVHLIKIQIEKRVTKSWRNSIINSLLEIQKRNHLGKKSYYIKQNDWADSFAETFPRALIKASQEIFEGIDVDELITLIDEETLKDTTFKLIDETYHSDALQIFNLVKNSFTLTEIK, encoded by the coding sequence ATGGAAGAAATAATCGAACTTAAACAATCAATTATTAACCGAGATTGGGAAAAATCTTTAGCAATAATTGAAGAATTAGAAGAAATGGGTAGACAAGACAAAATTAATAATTTACAAAGTTTTCTCGTTATTCTTCTAGTTCATTTAATCAAAATTCAAATTGAAAAAAGAGTTACTAAAAGTTGGCGCAACTCTATTATTAACAGCCTTTTAGAAATTCAAAAACGCAATCATTTAGGAAAAAAATCTTATTATATTAAACAAAATGATTGGGCAGATAGTTTTGCAGAAACTTTTCCTAGAGCTTTAATCAAAGCCTCTCAAGAAATTTTTGAAGGAATAGATGTAGACGAACTAATCACTTTAATTGATGAAGAAACCCTCAAAGATACAACTTTTAAGCTTATAGATGAAACATACCATTCAGATGCTTTGCAGATATTTAATCTAGTTAAAAATAGTTTTACACTTACTGAAATAAAGTAG
- the rimP gene encoding ribosome maturation factor RimP, which produces MTHPLVSQIAELATPLAQELNLELVDIVFQTNKKPPVLRIDVRNLSADTSLDDCERMSLALEATLDTTEIIPGSYVLEISSPGISRTLTTDREFISFKGFSVIVKTFTPYKERKEWQGKLQGRDEQAVYINQKGKALAIPRHLIAKVQLDDTD; this is translated from the coding sequence ATGACCCATCCTCTTGTTTCTCAAATAGCAGAATTGGCAACACCCCTTGCCCAAGAGTTAAACTTAGAATTGGTAGACATAGTTTTTCAAACCAATAAAAAACCACCAGTACTGAGAATAGATGTTCGCAATCTGAGTGCGGATACTAGCCTTGATGACTGCGAACGCATGAGTTTGGCATTAGAAGCAACACTCGATACAACAGAAATTATTCCTGGTTCTTATGTATTGGAAATATCTAGCCCTGGTATTTCTCGTACATTAACCACAGACAGAGAGTTTATCTCTTTTAAGGGATTTTCGGTTATTGTGAAAACCTTTACTCCTTATAAAGAACGTAAGGAGTGGCAAGGTAAACTTCAAGGACGTGACGAGCAAGCAGTTTATATCAATCAAAAAGGAAAAGCTTTAGCTATCCCTCGCCACTTAATTGCCAAAGTTCAACTCGATGACACTGATTAA